The genomic segment TTTCAAGAAGTGTTGTAGTGACACCATCTACATTTACACCTCTTATAAACTCAACCTCGGCTTTTGTTACGGGTTGCCTGTATGCAATTATTGCAAGTGTTTCAAGTGAAGCAGAAGAAAATTTCTGCTTAGGCTTTTGCCCAAAAAAATTTCTTAAATATGGGAAAACATCAGAAGATGTTGTCATCTGAAAACCGCCTGCAACCTCTTCTATTCTTAATGCAGAGTTTTTTTCTACAAGCTCGTTCTGAAATGTAACAATTGCTTCTTTTATCATGCCCGCATCAGCATCAATAAAAACATCTTTTAATTGTTGGACTGTAATCGGCTCTGTGCTTATGAAAAACATAGCCTCTAATATCCTTTTTATTTCTTTGTTATTCATAATTCCGTTTTCCGTTCACCGAAATGCCTCAGACACCCGTATTCCGTATACCGCATTCCACTGCCCGTTGCCCGTCATCCATATTTCATTTTTTTTAACAGTATACGAAATACGATATACGGCTTTTACCAGTTGCCAGTTACCTGTTCTATGAGGTTAGAACTCACAAACTCCAGTATTCTTTTCTTAACAACAACCTCTCCAAACGCTTTTTCCTGAAACACTTCTATCTCCTTAAGTCTGATAAGTTCAAGCAATGCCAAAAACAGTGCCACAATCTCAAGCCTACTTGCCGCCGATGCAATTAAAACATTTAAGACAATCTCCTCTGCCCCTATTGAAACCTTCTGACGCAATTGGGCTATTTTCTCTTCAACCGTGAATTCGTCTTTTATTACCTCTCTGAATGTATCTTTTGGAATGCCTTTTAATACCCTTGAAAATGCAGCAATAAGGTCAAAAAGACTTGCCTCAAATATCTTGTCCTGTTTCTGAAATTCAACCTGAAAATCAGTACCCTGCCTTTTAAGCATCTCTGTTCTTTTTTGATGTATCTCTGATAGCGTAATGGAAACCTCTTTAAACTGTTTATACTCTATAAGACGCAGGACAAGTTCTTCTCTGGGGTCAGAAACATTTTCCGGCACAGGTCCAGTATCCTGTTGTTGAGGCAAAAGGCACCTTGATTTTATCTGCATCAGTGTTGCCGCCATTACAATGTATTCACCTGCAACGCTTATGTCAAAGAGTTTAATAATATCAAGATATTCCAAATACTGCTCTGTAATTTTTGCAATAGGAATATCATATATATCTATCTGTTCCTTCTTTATCAAAAACAGAAGAAGGTCAAGCGGCCCTTCAAAAACATCCAAATTTACCCTGTACATCTATCTATCTGTATTCTTCCTTTTAGCGCACAGGCTATTGTGGGTTGATCCACATATTCAAGACTTGTGCCAACCGGCAACCCTTGTGCAATCCTTGAAATTCTTATATTTTTATCTTTAAGGATATGACAGATATAAAGTGCGGTTGTCTGCCCCCCTGTATCTGATGATGTTGCAATGATAATTTCTTTGGTGCTGCTGTTGTTGATACGGTCTAAAATTCCATTCGCTTTTATACCTGAACTTCCAATACCGTCAAGAGGAGAGAGTTTTCCCCAAAGCACATGGTACAGTCCGTTATAAGCTTTTGACTTTTCTATTGCAATAACATCCATAGGCTGTTCAACAACACATATAACAGAGGTATCCCTTCTTATATCTGCACATACAGGACAGATATCTTCCTCACAGAGATTGTTGCAGACCTTGCAATATTTCTTTTTTCTTCTCACATCACTTATCAAACTTGCAAGCATATCAGCCTCTTCTTCTGAAAGAGAAAGAATATACAGGGTAAGTCTTTCTGCACTTTTCTGTCCGATGCCCGGCATCTTTTTAAATTCCTCAACAACCTTTTTAAATAAACTGCACTGTGTCATTGTTTTTTTATCCTTATATTATCATTAAAAACCTTTTGGAATTCTTCTACAACAGCGTCAGATTTTATTGAAGGTTCAGTTTTACATTCTGAAGAAGAAAGACAGAACGATATTTTAATATTTTTCCCCGTTATTTTAGATACAACACCCTCAATCTTTTTATTATTCTCTTGCTTTTCAAGATTTTGTTTTGCAAATACAGCCTCTTTCCCACCCTGTATCTCTATCATTAGATTGTCGTTTCTTGAACTTACTATCCTGCTTTTTGAAAGAAATACCGCAGCCGATGGAACCTGTTTTTTTAATTCCTCCAGTATCTTTTGCCAGTTTAATGAAATATCAAAGAAAACAACAGGCGAAGATTTAACAGGTTGCTCTTTGACTTCTTGATTCTGATAAGAAGCACCTGTCACCTGCTTGACATTGATTTTATCTGTGTAGGTATTCAAACTGTTAATGTGTTTAAGAATCTCAGGAAGAGCCAGTATATTTCCTCTCTGTGTAATTCTTATAAGGGCGATCTCAAGAACAATCCTTGCCATCCCTGATTTTTGCTGAAACTGTGCCGCAATAAGAACCTCAAGTATGTAATACAATTCTTCAAATGTTAAAGTTTTTGCCTGCTGTCTACACAGGTCCATTTGTGCAGGTTCTATATCTGCCCCTTCAAAAATCATATCTCCTGTTTGCTGGAAAAAAAGAACAGTCCTGAAGTGTTGAATAAGGGCAAATAAAAATTGTTCAGTGTCTTTTCCTTCTTCAAGAATCTTTTGGACAATATTGATCACAGGTGCAATATTGCAGTCTATAATATCCTGCGAGGCTTGCATAACAATACTGGAATCAAGGAGCCCAAGAACCTCTGTGATACATTTAAGGGTAACCTTTCCTTTGCCGTAGGATATCATCTGGTCAAGTATAACCTGGGCATCGCGTATCGCTCCATCGGAGGCCTTTGCAATCTGATAAAAACAATTTTCCTCAACCTCTGCCTTTTCAACAAACGCAACATTTTTAAGGCTTTCAACTATCTGCGGGGTGGTAAGCCTCTTAAAATTAAATCTCTGACATCTTGAAAGTATAGTACCGGGTATTTTATAGGGATTTGTTGTTGCAAATATGAAACGAACATGCAGCGGAGGCTCTTCAAGCGTTTTAAGCAAGGCATTAAAAGCCTCTGTGGTTAACATATGAACCTCATCAATGATATATACCTTACATCTTGAACGGGCAGGTGCAAAGCAAACCTTTTCTCTTAAATCCCTCACCTCATCTATGCCCCTGTTGCTTGCACCGTCCATCTCTATTATATCAAGGCCCCTTCCTTCAGAAATCTCTGTGCAGGTAGGACACTTATTACAGGGATTTATGGTAGGCTTTTCAAAACTTTCGCAAGCCAAACACTTTGCAAATATCCTTGCGGTTGTTGTTTTCCCTGTGCCTCTGGGACCGCAAAAAAGATATGCAGGAACAACTTTTTCGTTTATTATCGCGTTCTTAAGAGTGGTTGTTATGTGTTCCTGTCCGACAATCTGCTCAAATACCTGGGGTCTGAATTTTCTTGCTATACCGAGGTATGTGTTCTTTTTATTTTCCATCTTTACTGCCTTCCCATAAGACTCAATGCTTCTGCCCTTGTCTTATAATTTGTCCTGAATATCCCTCTTACTGCACTTGTCACTGTGACTGCACCGGGTTTTTTAATGCCTCTCATTGACATGCAAAAATGTTCTGCTTCAATAACAACGATAACCCCTTTTGGTTTTAGCCTCTTCATAAGCACATCTGCAATACTTGTGGTAAGTCTTTCCTGAACCTGAGGTCTTTTGCTTAAAACCTCAACAACCTTCGCAATTTTGCTAATCCCTGTTACACGATTGCCATCAGGTATATATCCAAGATGCGCTTTTCCGGTAAAAGGCAGAAGATGATGCTCGCATACAGAATACAGGGGTAAATCTCTTACTAATATAATTTCATCGTGGCCTACTGCAAGAAAAACAGAAACCTCTTTTGCAGGATCCTTTGAAATGCCTGAAAATATCTCCTCATACATCTGGGCAACCCTTCTGGGGGTTTCTTTTAAGTCAGGCCTTTCTATGTCCTCGCCTATTCCTTCAAGTATAAGTAGAACACCTTTTTCTATTTTTTGTTTATCCACCATTCCACCTTCTATATGCCCACATCCACTGATGAAAACCGCCCCTTATCCTTTCCTCAAGCAAAGATGTAAATTTTTGGGCAACATCTTTTATATCTTCTACTTTCAAAATTTCAAAACATGGAAGAACCTGTATCTGATAATGACCATTATGACCGGATACAAATGCTGGCAGTATAGCGGACCCTGTTCTTAATGAAATAAGAAACGGGGTTTGCATAGTATATGTTTGTAATTGAAAAAAATTTGTAATTATTCCTTTTTTGCCAACATTCTGATCTGCAAGTATACACACTATCTGATTTAAATTTAACGCTTTTATACAGTCCGATATGCACTGTCTTTTTGGTATGGTAAATATCAAATTAAAACCGTATTTTTGACACATCCTTTTATAAAGACTGTTCAGCATATTATATCTTAAAGGTCGGACAAGCACACTTACCTTAAATCCTTCCATACTGAAAAATGCAGGTATAAGCGCAAAATTAGAAAAATGTCCTGTAACAATAATAGCGCCTTTTCCTTTTGAAAGTGCGGATTGGACATATTCAATGCCTGTTAAACTTATAATTTTTCTTCTTACAAAAACAGGTTTTTGCGAAAGCCATAAATTTTCAAGGGCAATCCTTGAAGATGAAATAAAAACTTTTTTTGATATGACCTTTTTATCAGGGCTTAAACACGATGCTTTGGAAACAAGCGAAAGATTCTGTTCAATGATATTTTTGTGTTTCACAGAAAAAATATGAAGAACCGTTCCGATAATATTTCCTGCATAACGGATAAACCAGAATGGGAAAAACTTTATAAAAAAAACAAGGAGATAGACTGAAATAAAAGCAAAAAAATGGCGGACTTGTCTGTTCATCCGCTTCAGAAAAAACTGTCTTTTCATTTTGAGGAGCCTGTTGTCTTGTTTTTTTCTCCTATTTTTACACACCCTGGAACTGCTCATGTAAATAAATTATTAGACTGTCAGACCGTAGACGCCTGCAGTCTGAACAATCTACTCGTCTAAATAACCTATCAGTCTAATAGTCTATAGTTACAATTTAAACAACCTGATGAGTACCAAAATTCCTCACCAACTGTACACTCTCAGGAACAATCCTCTTCTCCTCTCTTAAATAAAACCACAAAAGAATTGCAATCAGCAGTGCAACTATTTTTATTAAAAAATTATGTCTTATTAATGTAAAAATCTTCTTGTTCATGGTTCTTCCTTTTTATTGGACAACATTTATCCTAATATTCCCTTGCGTATCTGTATCCCTAATCTTTTCTTCAAAATCTCCACAAGTGACTCTGTATCAGAAACAGTCTGCATATGCCCATGTATGACAACAGAAACCCTGCCTGTTTTTTCAGATACAACAATAACAATTGCATCTGTTTCTTCAGAAAGCCCCATAGCGGCCCTGTGTCTTGTTCCCATAGTTTTTGAAAGAGTTACATCACTGGATAAAGGAAATAAACACGCAGCCGCAACAATGCGTTCTCCTCTTATAAGAACTCCTCCGTCATGCAAGGGACCTGCAGGGATAAATATTGACTGAAGAATTTCTTGTGAAACCATGCTTTCTAATATAACTCCATTTTCAGCATATGAAGAAAGGTCCGCTTCTCTTTCAAGAACAATAAGTCCCCCCTGTTTTTCTTTAGATAACTTAAAAGCAGCATCTGCTATCTTTTCTATTATTCTGATAGATTGCATTTTTGAAGTTTTAACTACTAAAGAATCCAGACCCAATTTTACAAGTCCTTTTCTTAATTCAGGTTGAAAAATAATAAGAAATCCGACAACAGAGATAGACAGGATCTGTGTTAAGGCCCAGTTCAATGTATGGAGCCCAAACAACTTTGTTATAAAAAGAAATGCAACGAGCAATAACAACCCACGCAAGGCATAGATTCCGCCTGTGCCTCTTGTAAAGATAATTACATGATACAAAACAAACCACAGGATAATTATCTCAAGAACAGGCCTGTAAAAGTCCTTCATAATAGCAAACAGGTTTTCAATCATATTTCATCCTCACAGGTGAACTGAGCCACTCTTCATCCATACTTTCAACATTAAAATTGGAACATATCCGTTGTGCAAGGTTTTTCAATACTTTCCCAGGCGAAAGTTCAATGAAGTTTAAAAAACCCTGCCTTTCCATTTCTAACATAGAATTCTCCCATAACACAGGATGATGGACCTGCCGGGTAAGCGCATCTTTTATCTTCTCAGGTTCATCAACCCATTGGGCAGAAGCATTGCATATAAATTTATATTTTGGTTTCTGCATTTGAATTTTATCAAGAAGTATCTTTAGCCTGTCTGCTGCTGTTTTCATTTTTGAACAATGAAAGGGCCCGCTTGTTTTAAGTCGGACAACTTTTTTAATGCCTGAATCTTTTGATTGTTCAAGGGCCAATTTTATTGAGCCTTCTGTTCCAGAAACAACAATCTGGCCAGGACAATTTAAGACTGCAATCTCTAAACCTGTTTTTTCACATAACTGTTTTACTGTGTTCAGGTCAGAACCAAGCAAAGAAAGCATACCGCCTGGATTTTGCAAAGACTCTTCTTCCATAAATTCCCCCCTTTTTCGGACAATATAGACTGCATCTTCAAACCTTATAACATCGGCACATACAAGCGCAGAATATTCACCCAAACTTAAACCTGCAACGGATATAACAGGTGCCTGTAATGCTTCTTTATTCTTTTCTTGAAGAAATCTTAAACAGGCTATACTTGAGGTGAGGATTGCAGGCTGACTGTTTTTTGTGCTTGAAAGTTCATCCTCATCTCCTTCAAAACACATTCTTGCAACATCAAATTTAAGCATATCTGATGCAATATTAAATATCCTCCTTGAAGATTTAGATGCCTCATAAAATCTTTTCCCCATCCCTCTGTACTGGGCGCCCTGTCCGGGGAATAAAAAACCCATTTTTTCCACATTCAACCCCTTGGTGCTCTGGTGTTCTGATTGACGCTTTAATTGTCCTCTCTAATGACTATTCCTGCTTTTAATAAATCCTGTATATCAAGAAGCCCCACAAGTTTTTTTCTCTTATCAATAACAGGAAGTTCATCTATCTTCCATTGTCTTAATTTTCTTAAACCTTCCTGTGCAATGTTAAAATCTTCAATAAATTTTGGATTTTTGGTCATAACTGAATCTATACTTTTATTCAATAAATCCATATCTGTTTCAATTTTTCTTCTTAAATCACCATCTGTGAACAAGCCTATCAATTTTCCTCTTTTATCAATAACACTTACACATCCGGCTCTTGCTTTTGTTATCTTTAACATTGCATCCTTTACCTTACAATCGGGAAAAACAAACGGATTTTCATTACCTTTCCTCATAATATCTTTTACTTGAAGAAACCCTTTTCCGATTCCGCCACCCGGGTGAAAAAATGCATAATCTTCTTTTTTAAAACCCTTAACTTGCAATACAGAAATAGCCAAAGCATCCCCTATAGCAAGCATGGCAATGGTGCTTGTTGTGGGAGCAAGTCCTAAGGGACAGGCCTCCTGCCTTACAAGTGTATCAATAACAATATCTGAGTATTTTGAAAGTGTGGAACGGGGATTGCCTGTTATGGATATTACAAAGGACCCTATCTGTTTTAACAGTGGAAGAAGCCTGATTATTTCCTCAGTCTGACCTGATTGGGAAAGTATAACGATAATATCGTCTGATGTAACCATACCAAGATCCCCATGGACAGCATCAGCCGGATGCATCCACAGACTTGGAGTGCCGACAGAGGAAAGTGTTGCAGATATTTTCTGGCCGATAATTCCGGCCTTTCCCATGCCTGATACAACAATTCTTCCCTTACAGGCTGATATATTCTGGATTGCATCCTTAAAAGGTTTTGATTGCACAACACCTGAAAGCTTTTTTACCGATGCTACCTGGTTGGCAATAAATTGCAGTGCAGAACTGACTACCCTGTTTTTATTTTTAGTATTTTTCATTTACAATATTGTGTATTTTTACAAGTTTATCAAGCAACATTTCAAGATTATTTAGTGGCAACATACTGGGTCCATCACAGGGAGACTTATCAGGTTGCGGATGGACCTCTAAAAATATACCATCACATCCTGCTGCAACTGCCGCTTTACATAATCCAGATACAAACTGTCTTTGCCCGCCGGAACAGATTCCTTTCCCGCCTGGAAGTTGAACACTGTGTGTTCCATCAAATATAACAGGAACACCAAAATCCCTCACTTGAGAAAATCCTCTCATATCAACCACAAAATTATTATAACCGAATGTTGTTCCTCTTTCTGTAATCATTATGTCTTTTGCACCGCATTGTTTTGTTTTTTCTACAATATTTTTAACATCCCAGGGAGCAAGAAACTGTCCCTTTTTAATATTTATTGGTTTTCCTGTTTTTGCAGACCTGCAGATTAAGTCTGTCTGTCTGCAAAGAAACGCAGGTATCTGAATAACATCCAAAACATCTGCAACAGCAGATGCCTGTTCGGGAGAATGTATATCGCTTAAAATCTTAACCCCTGCTTTTTTCTTTACATTTGAAAGAATTTTTAATCCTTTTTTTATTCCTGGTCCTCTGTATGATTTTATGTTTGTTCTATTCGCCTTGTCAAAACTTGCCTTGAATATATATGGCAGGTGAAATTTTCTTGCAATTGAAGATACTTTATATGCAATATCCAGCGCTGTATCTTCGTCTTCAAGAACACAGGGCCCTGCGATAAGAAGAAGGGGCATACCCTGTCCAATAATAATATCACCGATTTTTGCAATAGGTTTCATTTTAATTTTCTTTTTAATCCCTCTCTAACAAGCCCATAAAACAAGGGATGAGGTTTATCCGGCTTTGACCTGAACTCAGGATGAAACTGAACCGCTATAAAAAAAGGATGCTGAGGAAGTTCTATTATCTCAGCAAGTCTGTTTTTCCTGTGTATACCGCTTATAACAAGTCCGTTCTTGACAAGTATTGAACTGAATTTATTATTAAACTCATACCTGTGCCTGTGTCTTTCCCGAACCAAATCCTTGTGATACAGGCTATGTGCAAGTGTGCCTTTTTTTACATCGCAAGTGTATAAACCTAACCTCATTGTTCCTCCTATATTTTTAATCTTCTTTTGTTCTTCAAGAAGACTTATTACAGGATACCTTGTTTTTTTATTAAACTCTGTGGAGTTCGCCTTTTTTAGACCGCATATATTTCTTGCAAATTCAATAACAGCACACTGCATTCCTAAACATAGCCCGAGAAAAGGAATTTTATTTTCCCTTGCATATCTTACAGCCGCTATCTTACCTTTTATTCCCCTTGAACCGAATCCGCCGGGAATAATCATTCCATCTATATCTTTTAGATATTTTTCAGGACTTTCTTTTTCTATAATTTCTGAATCTACCTTCAGTATATTAACCCTTGAATTATTCGCAAAACCTCCATGCCTTAGTGCCTCATATATAGACTTGTATGCATCCTGATGCTGGACATATTTACCCACAACTGCAATCCGGACACTATATTTTGGGTTTAATGCCCTATCTATAACATTTTTTTTCCAGTCCTTTAAGTCTATGTTTCTGCAACGGATATGAAGAAGCCTGCACAATAGAGAAACTACCCCCTGCTGTTCAAACATAAGAGGAACCTCATATATATCCTTTACATCATGTGCTTCTATAACAGCATCTTTTGTTATATTACAGAACAGCCCTATCTTTGATTTAAGCTCACC from the bacterium Unc6 genome contains:
- a CDS encoding TIGR00159 family protein — protein: MIENLFAIMKDFYRPVLEIIILWFVLYHVIIFTRGTGGIYALRGLLLLVAFLFITKLFGLHTLNWALTQILSISVVGFLIIFQPELRKGLVKLGLDSLVVKTSKMQSIRIIEKIADAAFKLSKEKQGGLIVLEREADLSSYAENGVILESMVSQEILQSIFIPAGPLHDGGVLIRGERIVAAACLFPLSSDVTLSKTMGTRHRAAMGLSEETDAIVIVVSEKTGRVSVVIHGHMQTVSDTESLVEILKKRLGIQIRKGILG
- a CDS encoding CTP synthetase; its protein translation is MKFIFVTGGVVSSLGKGIASASLGRLLEARGLRITLQKCDPYINVDSGTMSPYQHGEVYVTDDGAETDLDLGHYERFTNAKITRNNNITAGRVYNSVIKKERQGDYLGQTVQVVPHITDEIKESIKKVAEQRSVDVVICEIGGTVGDIESLPFLEAIRQMSLDMGKENIAYIHLTLVPYISAADELKTKPTQHSVGKLREIGIQPDILLCRTEKPLGGELKSKIGLFCNITKDAVIEAHDVKDIYEVPLMFEQQGVVSLLCRLLHIRCRNIDLKDWKKNVIDRALNPKYSVRIAVVGKYVQHQDAYKSIYEALRHGGFANNSRVNILKVDSEIIEKESPEKYLKDIDGMIIPGGFGSRGIKGKIAAVRYARENKIPFLGLCLGMQCAVIEFARNICGLKKANSTEFNKKTRYPVISLLEEQKKIKNIGGTMRLGLYTCDVKKGTLAHSLYHKDLVRERHRHRYEFNNKFSSILVKNGLVISGIHRKNRLAEIIELPQHPFFIAVQFHPEFRSKPDKPHPLFYGLVREGLKRKLK
- a CDS encoding 3-deoxy-8-phosphooctulonate synthase; this encodes MKPIAKIGDIIIGQGMPLLLIAGPCVLEDEDTALDIAYKVSSIARKFHLPYIFKASFDKANRTNIKSYRGPGIKKGLKILSNVKKKAGVKILSDIHSPEQASAVADVLDVIQIPAFLCRQTDLICRSAKTGKPINIKKGQFLAPWDVKNIVEKTKQCGAKDIMITERGTTFGYNNFVVDMRGFSQVRDFGVPVIFDGTHSVQLPGGKGICSGGQRQFVSGLCKAAVAAGCDGIFLEVHPQPDKSPCDGPSMLPLNNLEMLLDKLVKIHNIVNEKY
- a CDS encoding recombination protein RecR, encoding MTQCSLFKKVVEEFKKMPGIGQKSAERLTLYILSLSEEEADMLASLISDVRRKKKYCKVCNNLCEEDICPVCADIRRDTSVICVVEQPMDVIAIEKSKAYNGLYHVLWGKLSPLDGIGSSGIKANGILDRINNSSTKEIIIATSSDTGGQTTALYICHILKDKNIRISRIAQGLPVGTSLEYVDQPTIACALKGRIQIDRCTG
- a CDS encoding SMC-Scp complex subunit ScpB, whose amino-acid sequence is MNNKEIKRILEAMFFISTEPITVQQLKDVFIDADAGMIKEAIVTFQNELVEKNSALRIEEVAGGFQMTTSSDVFPYLRNFFGQKPKQKFSSASLETLAIIAYRQPVTKAEVEFIRGVNVDGVTTTLLERDIIKVVGHKEVPGRPILYGTTKTFLEVFGINDLSMLPQLKQFTKQDIEISENKL
- a CDS encoding [acyl-carrier-protein] S-malonyltransferase, which produces MEKMGFLFPGQGAQYRGMGKRFYEASKSSRRIFNIASDMLKFDVARMCFEGDEDELSSTKNSQPAILTSSIACLRFLQEKNKEALQAPVISVAGLSLGEYSALVCADVIRFEDAVYIVRKRGEFMEEESLQNPGGMLSLLGSDLNTVKQLCEKTGLEIAVLNCPGQIVVSGTEGSIKLALEQSKDSGIKKVVRLKTSGPFHCSKMKTAADRLKILLDKIQMQKPKYKFICNASAQWVDEPEKIKDALTRQVHHPVLWENSMLEMERQGFLNFIELSPGKVLKNLAQRICSNFNVESMDEEWLSSPVRMKYD
- a CDS encoding GTP cyclohydrolase I FolE, yielding MVDKQKIEKGVLLILEGIGEDIERPDLKETPRRVAQMYEEIFSGISKDPAKEVSVFLAVGHDEIILVRDLPLYSVCEHHLLPFTGKAHLGYIPDGNRVTGISKIAKVVEVLSKRPQVQERLTTSIADVLMKRLKPKGVIVVIEAEHFCMSMRGIKKPGAVTVTSAVRGIFRTNYKTRAEALSLMGRQ